A genomic stretch from Deltaproteobacteria bacterium includes:
- a CDS encoding DNA translocase FtsK, with amino-acid sequence MISIPTVFERKLHAAVPVKSAWLEAWGFVLLGIGCFLALACYSFNPYDYTTLGVNPRGVTNLAGPLGAAAAAHILGRFGVIGMIWPVALAVWGSLTVTGFVLWPHARRVVGLLILAADAAGFAEILLPRTNFSVPSFGFGGLIGRNFHRMFMPQLGFGGTLTALAVVGFVGLVLSGNLKMSQTAPLMGELVYYVKRFFYRQFKKIRHNLGGKMPSAAKAAMPVTSNSGAAQSSAPGKAKAAAAAAPAAQPEGGYFDLELHYDGPAHGKPDASLFSGTKKAPDRSSTFRQLSAHLVEQLAQFKIFGEITGVTQGPVVTTFEFKPAPGTKLSKISALGEDLARMLKAQSLRVLAPIPGKDTVGFEVPNAERAVIGFSDLLASADFKSTKRRLPIAMGVDIFGEPVVEDLAEMPHLLVAGSTGAGKSVFMNTLIGSLIARHSASTLRLIMIDPKMVEMAAYNDLPHMACKVITDPAGEAKAALSRLVQEMDDRYRQMQAVGARNIDSFNDIIRNRKKSEFLTFEGKWAIMPYIVLIIDEMADMMMLLGKEIETPITRLAQKARASGIHMVIATQRPSADVVTGLIKANFPTRVAFRVMSGIDSRTILDQNGAETLLGKGDMIYLAAGKAKRLHGAFLPESEVQSMVTAARTKKR; translated from the coding sequence AAGTCTGCTTGGTTAGAGGCTTGGGGCTTCGTGCTGCTCGGTATCGGCTGCTTCCTGGCGCTCGCTTGTTATAGCTTCAACCCCTATGACTATACGACCTTGGGTGTCAATCCAAGGGGTGTCACCAACCTAGCCGGTCCTCTCGGTGCAGCAGCTGCCGCGCATATCCTTGGGCGCTTTGGTGTCATCGGTATGATCTGGCCCGTAGCCTTGGCGGTATGGGGATCACTCACCGTCACTGGATTTGTCCTCTGGCCCCATGCACGGCGCGTGGTCGGCCTTTTGATCCTCGCTGCCGATGCGGCAGGTTTTGCCGAGATTCTGCTACCGCGTACGAATTTTTCTGTACCGAGTTTTGGTTTTGGCGGACTTATCGGACGCAATTTCCATCGCATGTTTATGCCGCAACTTGGCTTTGGCGGCACGCTGACCGCTCTTGCAGTGGTCGGCTTTGTCGGTTTAGTGCTCTCGGGCAATCTGAAGATGTCGCAGACAGCGCCGCTGATGGGCGAGCTCGTGTATTATGTAAAACGCTTTTTCTACCGCCAGTTTAAAAAGATACGTCACAATCTCGGTGGTAAAATGCCCAGCGCTGCAAAAGCAGCTATGCCCGTAACATCAAACTCAGGTGCGGCTCAGTCATCGGCACCCGGTAAGGCCAAGGCCGCCGCGGCAGCTGCACCCGCAGCCCAGCCGGAAGGTGGGTACTTTGACCTCGAACTCCACTACGACGGACCAGCACACGGTAAGCCAGACGCTAGCCTTTTCTCTGGCACCAAGAAGGCGCCTGATCGCAGTAGTACCTTCCGTCAACTGTCGGCACATCTCGTCGAGCAACTGGCTCAATTTAAAATTTTCGGTGAGATCACCGGTGTCACCCAGGGCCCTGTCGTGACTACTTTCGAATTTAAACCAGCACCTGGCACTAAACTCAGTAAGATTTCGGCCCTAGGTGAAGACCTGGCGCGGATGCTAAAAGCACAGAGCCTGCGCGTCCTCGCACCAATACCGGGCAAAGACACCGTCGGTTTTGAAGTGCCCAATGCCGAGAGGGCCGTGATCGGATTTTCTGATTTACTGGCCAGCGCAGACTTTAAGTCCACTAAACGCCGTCTACCGATTGCCATGGGTGTCGATATTTTCGGTGAACCTGTAGTGGAAGACCTAGCGGAAATGCCTCACTTACTTGTGGCTGGTTCGACGGGTGCTGGTAAATCCGTATTCATGAACACGCTCATAGGTAGCCTGATTGCACGCCATTCAGCCTCAACCCTGCGCCTGATTATGATCGATCCCAAAATGGTGGAGATGGCGGCCTATAATGACCTGCCACACATGGCCTGCAAGGTCATTACCGATCCCGCTGGCGAAGCCAAAGCTGCCCTGAGTCGTCTTGTACAAGAGATGGATGATCGCTACCGCCAAATGCAAGCGGTTGGCGCGCGTAATATCGACTCGTTCAATGACATTATTCGTAACCGCAAGAAGAGTGAGTTTCTTACCTTCGAGGGTAAATGGGCTATTATGCCATATATCGTGCTGATCATCGACGAGATGGCCGACATGATGATGCTACTTGGTAAAGAGATCGAAACGCCCATCACGCGACTCGCACAAAAGGCGCGCGCCTCAGGCATCCATATGGTGATTGCAACGCAAAGGCCGTCGGCTGATGTGGTGACTGGACTGATCAAAGCCAACTTTCCAACGCGTGTTGCCTTCCGCGTCATGAGCGGTATTGACTCGCGGACCATACTTGACCAAAACGGAGCTGAGACTCTACTTGGTAAAGGTGATATGATTTATCTCGCAGCTGGCAAAGCCAAGCGTCTGCATGGTGCCTTCTTGCCTGAGTCTGAAGTTCAATCCATGGTAACAGCAGCGAGGACGAAGAAGCGATGA